One part of the Haemophilus parainfluenzae genome encodes these proteins:
- a CDS encoding MFS transporter, which produces MSEQSLSSQIFTRKMLICVFTGFSSGLPLFVLLQMLPVWLTDKGLSVELIGALTGVMVPYGLKFLWAPLLDRYFPHFLGRRRSWLLISQVILLISLYAISQFDPVAELSMVAKIATFIAFFSATQDIVLDAYRREILTDNELGLGNTIHINAYRVAGLIPGGLSLYLATIYPWETVFLLTALCMLAGIFMTLFLAKEPQVAQVDRDQPFYRVFWIPLKEFFQRKGVAQAIGFLLFLFLYKFGDSFATTLQTKFVYDMGFEKEHIALVVKSTSLWASISAGLVGGVIMLRLGINRALWVFGFIQLITIGGFIWLAAFGHFDHIGAAELWKLGFVIAGEYIGVGLGTAAFVAFMARETNPLYTATQLALFTSLSALPSKGLGMLSGYLVKAVGYYHFFWICLFLAIPGMICLFWVAPWNEKGNKKA; this is translated from the coding sequence ATGTCAGAACAATCCCTTTCTAGTCAAATATTTACCCGCAAAATGCTGATCTGTGTCTTCACTGGATTTAGTTCGGGCTTACCACTTTTCGTGTTATTGCAAATGTTGCCAGTGTGGCTGACAGATAAAGGACTTTCCGTTGAATTAATCGGTGCCTTGACAGGGGTGATGGTGCCATACGGTTTGAAATTTTTATGGGCGCCGTTATTAGACCGCTATTTCCCGCATTTTTTAGGGCGTCGTCGTAGTTGGTTATTGATTTCTCAAGTGATTTTGCTGATTTCGCTTTATGCGATTAGTCAGTTTGATCCCGTGGCAGAGTTAAGTATGGTGGCTAAAATTGCCACATTTATTGCCTTTTTCTCTGCGACACAAGATATTGTACTCGATGCTTACCGTCGTGAAATTTTAACAGACAATGAATTAGGATTGGGGAATACCATCCATATTAATGCTTATCGTGTTGCAGGCTTAATTCCAGGTGGGCTCTCGCTTTATTTAGCGACAATTTATCCATGGGAAACCGTCTTTTTATTGACCGCACTTTGTATGCTAGCGGGCATATTTATGACGCTCTTTTTGGCAAAAGAACCTCAGGTTGCACAGGTCGATCGTGATCAACCTTTCTATAGGGTGTTTTGGATACCGCTGAAAGAGTTTTTCCAACGTAAAGGTGTTGCCCAAGCGATCGGTTTTTTACTCTTTTTGTTCTTGTATAAATTTGGTGATTCATTTGCTACTACGTTACAAACGAAATTCGTCTATGACATGGGCTTTGAAAAAGAACATATTGCGTTGGTGGTAAAAAGTACCTCTCTTTGGGCAAGTATCTCTGCCGGTCTCGTGGGTGGCGTGATCATGTTGCGCTTAGGCATTAATCGTGCATTATGGGTATTTGGTTTTATTCAATTAATCACTATTGGTGGATTTATTTGGTTAGCTGCATTTGGACATTTTGACCATATCGGCGCTGCAGAACTTTGGAAATTAGGTTTCGTGATTGCGGGTGAATATATCGGTGTCGGTCTCGGTACTGCTGCCTTTGTCGCCTTTATGGCTCGCGAAACGAATCCGCTTTATACAGCCACTCAATTAGCCTTATTTACCAGCCTTTCCGCTTTACCAAGTAAAGGACTTGGTATGTTATCTGGTTACTTGGTCAAGGCCGTGGGTTACTATCATTTTTTCTGGATTTGTTTATTTCTCGCTATCCCAGGAATGATTTGTTTATTCTGGGTGGCGCCATGGAATGAAAAAGGAAATAAAAAAGCTTAA